In Trichomycterus rosablanca isolate fTriRos1 chromosome 20, fTriRos1.hap1, whole genome shotgun sequence, one DNA window encodes the following:
- the ece2b gene encoding endothelin-converting enzyme 2b: MSVALQDLRNNMSNYKRATFEEEEGTDIPADGTVSPDSVEVGFRKGGIQLFGGLGRRTQLEMVLAALLIASLLALFACVITLGVHFNRDPSCGLCLTEACVTVSSKIVEALDRTVDPCQDFYQYACGGWIRKNPLPDGRSRWSTFNSIWDQNQAMLKHLLENGTFNSSSEAEKKAQFYYLSCLNEQRIEELGAQPLIDLIAKTGGWNITEPWDKDNFMEVLKTVSGPYRAQPFFTVGVSVDPKNSNSNVIQVDQSGLFLPSRDYYLNKTNEKVLKAYLDYMVELGLLLGGEKNSTQSQMQQILDFETALANITVPQDERRDEEKIYHKITIAELQALAPAVDWLDYLTATLSPLELNDTEPVVVYAKEYLQQVSDLINKTDHNLLNNYMIWNLVQKGASSLDQRFENAQDKLLESLYGTKKSCTPRWQTCIGNTDDTLGFALGALFVKATFDKHSKEIAEGMINEIRTAFKDALDNLNWMDDQTRQAAKDKADAIYDMIGFPDFILDPKDLDDVYDGYEVTDDNFFQNMLNFYNFSARVMADQLRKPPNKDQWSMTPPTVNAYYMPTKNGIVFPAGILQAPFYARDHPKALNFGGIGVVMGHELTHAFDDQGREYDKDGNLRPWWQNSSVEAFKNRTECMVDQYSQYTINGEHINGKQTLGENIADNGGLKAAYHAYRSWVRKNGVEKRLPAVNLTNDQLFFVGFAQVWCSVRTPESAHEGLMTDPHSPPKYRVIGTLSNSPEFAEHFQCPLGSPMNSGHRCEVW, encoded by the exons ATGTCTAACTACAAGCGTGCAACttttgaggaggaggaggggacGGACATTCCAGCCGATGGAACCGTCTCTCCTGACAGCGTAGAG GTGGGTTTTCGGAAAGGTGGGATCCAGCTGTTCGGTGGATTGGGACGGAGGACTCAGTTGGAGATGGTGCTAGCTGCTCTGCTCATTGCATCTCTATTAGCACTGTTTGCATGTGTCATTACTTTGGGAGTTCATTTCAACAGAG ATCCATCATGTGGTCTGTGTCTGACAGAGGCATGTGTCACAGTATCTAGCAAGATAGTCGAGGCTCTAGACCGCACGGTCGACCCCTGTCAAGATTTCTACCAGTATGCATGTGGTGGTTGGATCCGCAAAAACCCACTTCCTGATGGACGCTCACGCTGGAGCACCTTTAACAGCATCTGGGATCAGAATCAGGCCATGCTTAAACATCTGCTAG AAAACGGCACCTTCAACTCAAGCAGTGAAGCGGAGAAGAAAGCTCAGTTTTACTACTTGTCATGTCTGAATGAACAGCGCATCGAGGAGCTGGGAGCCCAACCACTCATCGACCTCATTGCTAAG ACTGGAGGTTGGAACATTACCGAACCCTGGGACAAGGATAACTTCATGGAGGTGCTGAAGACAGTGTCAGGTCCATACAGAGCTCAGCCATTCTTCACTGTGGGGGTCAGCGTGGACCccaaaaactccaacagcaatGTCATTCAG GTTGACCAATCAGGGCTCTTCCTTCCATCCCGGGACTATTACCTCAATAAGACTAATGAAAAG gttttGAAGGCATATCTGGACTACATGGTTGAACTGGGCTTATTACTGGGAGGAGAAAAAAACTCCACTCAGAGCCAGATGCAGCAGATTCTGGACTTTGAGACGGCGCTTGCCAATATCACTGTTCCCCAGGATGAGCGCAGGGACGAGGAGAAAATCTATCATAAAATCACCATTGCTGAGCTACAG GCACTGGCTCCTGCTGTGGATTGGTTGGACTACCTTACTGCTACTCTTTCACCCCTGGAATTGAATGACACGGAGCCTGTGGTTGTGTATGCCAAGGAATACCTGCAGCAGGTGTCAGACCTCATCAACAAGACTGATCACAA TCTGCTAAATAACTACATGATTTGGAATCTGGTGCAAAAAGGAGCATCTAGCCTCGATCAGCGCTTTGAAAATGCCCAGGATAAGCTACTGGAAAGTCTCTACGGCACCAAAAAA tCGTGTACTCCTCGTTGGCAAACGTGCATTGGGAACACTGATGATACTCTAGGTTTTGCTCTGGGTGCGCTTTTTGTTAAAGCCACCTTTGACAAGCACAGCAAAGAAATT GCAGAGGGAATGATCAATGAGATTCGAACTGCTTTTAAAGACGCACTGGACAACCTCAACTGGATGGACGATCAGACACGACAAGCTGCCAAGGATAAG GCTGATGCCATCTATGACATGATCGGTTTTCCAGACTTCATCCTGGATCCTAAAGATCTTGATGATGTATATGATGGC TACGAAGTGACAGATGATAACTTCTTCCAGAACATGCTCAACTTCTACAATTTCTCTGCAAGAGTGATGGCAGACCAACTGCGCAAGCCTCCAAACAAGGATCA ATGGAGCATGACGCCACCTACTGTAAACGCGTACTACATGCCCACCAAGAATGGAATCGTCTTTCCTGCTGGAATCCTCCAGGCCCCATTCTATGCCCGTGACCACCCCAA AGCGCTGAATTTCGGAGGCATCGGTGTGGTTATGGGACATGAGCTTACCCATGCTTTTGATGACCAGG GCAGAGAGTATGACAAAGATGGGAATCTCAGACCGTGGTGGCAGAATTCCTCAGTGGAGGCGTTTAAGAACCGAACTGAGTGTATGGTGGATCAGTACTCTCAGTACACCATCAATGGAGAgcatattaatggaaaacaaacCCTGGGTGAAAACATCGCTGATAATGGAGGTCTAAAGGCTGCCTATCAT GCCTACAGGTCATGGGTTAGGAAGAACGGAGTGGAGAAAAGACTTCCAGCTGTCAATCTGACCAATGACCAACTCTTCTTTGTGGGGTTTGCACAG GTTTGGTGTTCAGTACGGACACCAGAAAGCGCTCATGAGGGTTTAATGACAGACCCTCACAGCCCACCCAAATATCGTGTTATTGGGACGCTGTCCAACTCGCCCGAGTTTGCAGAGCATTTCCAGTGCCCTCTGGGCTCACCTATGAACTCAGGCCACCGCTGTGAGGTGTGGTAA